A window of Myxococcales bacterium contains these coding sequences:
- a CDS encoding cytochrome C oxidase subunit IV family protein — protein MSDNHDSKHAHDDGAVHAHVGSVPFYAGIFMGLLFLTALTVGQSYVDLGKLNLAAVVLIASLKASLVILFFMHIRHDHKFNGLMVVGCIAFIGVFFVYTFNDVGHRGEFDSDSSVWVNPRNGELAPGSMEPRKEEPAHAAAPAGEGAPAAGGAHH, from the coding sequence ATGAGCGACAACCACGACTCCAAACACGCCCACGACGATGGGGCCGTTCACGCCCACGTCGGCTCCGTCCCGTTCTACGCGGGGATCTTCATGGGGCTCCTCTTCCTGACCGCGCTCACCGTGGGACAGTCCTACGTCGACCTCGGGAAGCTGAACCTCGCGGCCGTCGTGCTCATCGCGAGCCTCAAGGCCTCGCTGGTCATCCTCTTCTTCATGCACATCCGCCACGACCACAAGTTCAACGGTCTCATGGTGGTCGGGTGCATCGCCTTCATCGGCGTCTTCTTCGTGTACACCTTCAACGATGTCGGTCACCGCGGAGAGTTCGACTCCGACTCGAGCGTCTGGGTGAACCCGCGGAACGGCGAGCTCGCTCCCGGCTCGATGGAGCCTCGCAAAGAAGAGCCGGCCCACGCGGCCGCGCCCGCCGGCGAGGGTGCACCTGCCGCGGGTGGCGCGCACCACTGA
- a CDS encoding cytochrome c oxidase subunit 3 family protein gives MSTEAATAEGHDAEGHDSHDDHGHHGPAWLQHHFDTPAQQFDTAKIGMWAFLVQELLFFSGLFVAYGVFRNWYPEMFVAASHQLNKEMGAVNTVVLLFSSFTAALAVRSSQLGKKDETGRYILATIACACIFLVIKYFEYSHKFHAGLLPGSYFHPHMDHLKPGSAPLPGNAHIFFSLYFMMTGIHGIHVIIGIGIFIWLYIRNQRGDFSKEFFTPVDLAALYWHLVDLVWIYLFPLMYLI, from the coding sequence ATGAGCACCGAAGCCGCGACCGCCGAAGGTCACGACGCCGAAGGGCACGACAGCCACGACGACCATGGCCACCATGGGCCTGCCTGGCTGCAGCACCACTTCGACACGCCCGCGCAGCAGTTCGACACCGCCAAGATCGGCATGTGGGCCTTCTTGGTCCAGGAGCTGCTCTTCTTCAGCGGGCTCTTCGTCGCCTACGGCGTGTTCCGGAACTGGTACCCGGAGATGTTCGTCGCCGCGTCGCACCAGCTCAACAAAGAGATGGGCGCCGTCAACACCGTGGTCCTCCTCTTCTCGAGCTTCACGGCGGCCCTCGCGGTGCGCTCGTCGCAGCTCGGAAAGAAGGACGAGACCGGGCGCTACATCCTCGCGACCATCGCGTGCGCCTGCATCTTCCTCGTGATCAAGTACTTCGAGTACTCGCACAAGTTCCACGCGGGCCTGCTCCCGGGCAGCTACTTCCACCCGCACATGGACCACTTGAAGCCGGGCTCGGCGCCCCTCCCGGGCAACGCGCACATCTTCTTCTCGCTCTACTTCATGATGACCGGGATCCACGGCATCCACGTCATCATCGGCATCGGCATCTTCATCTGGCTCTACATCCGCAACCAGCGCGGGGACTTCTCCAAGGAGTTCTTCACGCCGGTCGACCTCGCGGCCCTCTACTGGCACCTCGTCGACCTCGTGTGGATCTACCTGTTCCCCCTGATGTACCTCATCTGA
- the ctaD gene encoding cytochrome c oxidase subunit I: MAAVTTPHTGENGHGKNEEKSYLEVEKGLWSWIYTLDHKRIGVMYLISVLISFLIGGIFALVLRVELFSKGHTIMDQDTYNRMFSLHGVVMVFLFIIPSIPAALGNIFLPIQLGTKDVAFPKLNLLSFYIYVFGACFGLYSMVNGGVDTGWTFYVPYSSSSVVGSQSSVVPMTLAAFIMGFSSILTGVNFIATVHKMRAPGMSWRRLPLFIWALYATSVIQVLATPVLAITLLLLTMERAFGLGIFDPRLGGDPVLYQHFFWFYSHPAVYIMIVPGMGVVSEIIATFSRREPVGYMFIAMSSLGLALVGFLVWGHHMFVAGQSEYATMVFSALTFLVAIPSGVKVFNWVATLYKGSISLQSPMLWALSFIFLFTIGGLTGLFLGTLAVDVHLHDTYFVVAHFHYVMVGGTVMGFVGGLHYWWPKMTGKMYEEKPAVAGWALVFIGFNVTFMSQFVLGSRGMPRRYYDYLPEFEGLHRMSTMGSWILGVGFVILLYNFVQSLMSGKKAPRNPWGSAALEWQTTTPPPLYNFVKSPVVTRGPYEYHLATDEELSED, translated from the coding sequence ATGGCAGCCGTAACGACCCCGCATACCGGCGAAAACGGACACGGGAAGAACGAGGAAAAGAGCTACCTGGAGGTCGAGAAGGGCCTCTGGAGCTGGATTTACACGCTCGATCACAAGCGGATCGGCGTGATGTACCTCATCTCCGTCCTCATCTCGTTCCTCATCGGCGGCATCTTCGCGCTGGTGCTCCGTGTCGAGCTCTTCTCGAAGGGCCACACGATCATGGACCAGGACACCTACAACAGGATGTTCTCGCTCCACGGCGTGGTGATGGTCTTCCTCTTCATCATCCCGTCGATCCCCGCAGCCCTCGGGAACATCTTCCTCCCGATCCAGCTCGGCACGAAAGACGTCGCCTTCCCGAAGCTCAATCTCTTGAGCTTCTACATCTACGTCTTCGGCGCCTGCTTCGGCCTCTACAGCATGGTGAACGGCGGCGTCGACACGGGCTGGACGTTCTACGTCCCGTATAGCTCGTCGTCCGTCGTGGGCTCGCAGAGCTCCGTCGTCCCGATGACGCTCGCCGCGTTCATCATGGGCTTCTCGTCGATCCTCACCGGCGTGAACTTCATCGCGACGGTCCACAAGATGCGCGCGCCCGGCATGTCGTGGCGCCGCCTCCCGCTCTTCATCTGGGCCCTCTACGCGACCTCGGTCATCCAGGTCCTCGCGACGCCGGTGCTCGCGATCACGCTGCTCCTCCTCACGATGGAGCGCGCGTTCGGCCTCGGCATCTTCGACCCGCGCCTCGGCGGCGACCCGGTCCTCTACCAGCACTTCTTCTGGTTTTACTCGCACCCGGCCGTGTACATCATGATCGTCCCCGGCATGGGCGTCGTCAGCGAGATCATCGCGACGTTCAGCCGCCGCGAGCCGGTCGGGTACATGTTCATCGCGATGAGCTCCCTCGGCCTCGCGCTCGTCGGCTTCCTCGTGTGGGGTCACCACATGTTCGTCGCCGGTCAGAGCGAGTACGCCACGATGGTGTTCTCGGCGCTCACCTTCCTCGTCGCCATCCCGTCGGGCGTGAAGGTCTTCAACTGGGTCGCGACGCTCTACAAGGGCTCGATCTCCCTCCAGAGCCCCATGCTCTGGGCCCTCTCGTTCATCTTCCTCTTCACGATCGGCGGCCTCACGGGCCTCTTCCTCGGCACCCTCGCCGTCGACGTGCACCTCCACGACACGTACTTCGTCGTCGCGCACTTCCACTACGTCATGGTGGGCGGCACGGTCATGGGCTTCGTCGGCGGTCTCCACTACTGGTGGCCCAAGATGACCGGTAAGATGTACGAAGAGAAGCCGGCCGTCGCGGGCTGGGCCCTCGTCTTCATCGGCTTCAACGTGACCTTCATGTCGCAGTTCGTGCTCGGCTCGCGTGGCATGCCGCGCCGCTACTACGATTACCTCCCCGAGTTCGAGGGTCTCCACCGCATGTCCACGATGGGCTCGTGGATCCTCGGCGTGGGCTTCGTCATCCTGCTTTACAACTTCGTCCAGTCGCTCATGAGCGGCAAGAAGGCCCCCCGGAACCCCTGGGGCTCGGCGGCCCTCGAGTGGCAGACGACGACCCCTCCGCCCCTCTACAACTTCGTGAAGTCCCCGGTCGTCACGCGCGGCCCCTACGAGTATCACCTCGCCACGGACGAAGAGCTCTCCGAGGACTGA
- the coxB gene encoding cytochrome c oxidase subunit II: MIVPQEQNFQLPPAMSTGAAEVDWLYMFLYWFSVVFTVVIWGATAYFVVKYKRQKGVKAEPTQDYTKLELFWTITPLIGIVFLFHWGYTAYVHNATAAEGSMEVRVRGKRWSWAFEYPTGDSEPNDLYLPVNKPVKLILSSEDVLHSFYIPAFRQKRDAVPGMYSFITFTPNQLGEAQVFCAEYCGKDHSYMLAKIHVVTDEEYKKHIDELSKMPNEFASLGVEGPAKWGESLFKKNNCTSCHSVDGSKIVGPSMKGIFGTPQPTNAGSIVADENYLRESILKPQAKIVTGFENAQMPPFVFKDAQIDALIAYIKSVK, from the coding sequence ATGATCGTACCCCAAGAGCAGAACTTCCAGCTCCCCCCGGCCATGTCGACTGGCGCCGCCGAAGTCGACTGGCTGTACATGTTTCTCTACTGGTTCTCGGTCGTCTTCACGGTGGTGATCTGGGGTGCGACCGCCTACTTCGTCGTGAAGTACAAGCGCCAGAAGGGCGTGAAGGCCGAGCCGACCCAGGACTACACGAAGCTCGAGCTCTTCTGGACGATCACGCCGCTCATCGGCATCGTCTTCCTCTTCCACTGGGGTTACACCGCGTACGTCCACAACGCGACCGCGGCCGAAGGCTCCATGGAAGTCCGCGTGCGCGGCAAGCGCTGGAGCTGGGCCTTCGAGTACCCCACGGGCGACTCGGAGCCGAACGACCTCTACCTCCCGGTCAACAAGCCCGTGAAGCTCATCCTCTCCTCGGAGGACGTGCTCCACAGCTTCTACATTCCCGCGTTCCGCCAGAAGCGCGACGCCGTGCCGGGCATGTACAGCTTCATCACGTTCACGCCGAACCAGCTCGGTGAGGCCCAGGTGTTCTGCGCCGAGTACTGCGGCAAAGACCACTCCTACATGCTCGCGAAGATCCACGTCGTGACCGACGAGGAGTACAAGAAGCACATCGACGAGCTCAGCAAGATGCCGAACGAGTTCGCGTCGCTCGGCGTCGAGGGCCCCGCCAAGTGGGGTGAGTCCCTCTTCAAGAAGAACAACTGCACGAGCTGCCACTCCGTCGACGGCTCGAAGATCGTCGGCCCCTCGATGAAGGGCATCTTCGGGACGCCCCAGCCCACCAACGCCGGCTCGATCGTGGCCGACGAAAACTACCTCCGTGAGTCGATCCTGAAGCCCCAAGCCAAGATCGTCACCGGGTTCGAGAACGCGCAGATGCCGCCCTTCGTCTTCAAGGACGCGCAGATCGACGCCCTCATCGCTTACATCAAGTCCGTCAAGTAG